A DNA window from Vigna radiata var. radiata cultivar VC1973A unplaced genomic scaffold, Vradiata_ver6 scaffold_171, whole genome shotgun sequence contains the following coding sequences:
- the LOC106780270 gene encoding germin-like protein subfamily 1 member 7, which produces MKSVYFLVSILALTSSIVSAYDPSPLQDFCVALNDTKNAVFVNGKVCKDPKAVKAEDFFRHVEAGNTSNPLGAQVSQVFVDQLAGLNTLGISMARIDFAPKGLNAPHTHPRATEILFVVEGTLYVGFVSSNQDGNRFFTKVLNKGDVFVFPIGLIHFQLNVGYGNAVAIAALSSQNPGTVTIANALFKSNPSISSELLSKAFQVDKSIIDYLQKQFWTDNNH; this is translated from the exons ATGAAAAGTGTGTATTTCCTTGTGAGCATCTTGGCTTTAACGTCGTCCATTGTCTCTGCCTATGATCCAAGCCCTCTGCAAGATTTTTGTGTGGCTTTGAATGACACCAAGAATGCTG TATTTGTGAACGGAAAAGTTTGTAAAGACCCAAAAGCAGTGAAAGCAGAAGATTTCTTCAGACACGTAGAAGCTGGGAATACATCGAACCCACTTGGTGCACAAGTGAGTCAAGTGTTTGTTGATCAGCTAGCAGGATTGAACACACTTGGCATATCTATGGCTCGTATAGATTTTGCACCAAAGGGTTTAAACGCTCCCCACACTCACCCTCGGGCCACAGAGATCCTTTTTGTTGTTGAGGGAACACTTTATGTTGGATTTGTGAGTTCCAATCAAGATGGAAACCGTTTCTTTACCAAAGTGTTGAACAAGGGTGATGTCTTTGTCTTCCCAATTGGTCTCATTCATTTCCAACTTAATGTGGGCTATGGCAATGCTGTTGCCATCGCTGCTCTCAGCAGTCAAAATCCAGGAACTGTCACTATTGCCAACGCTTTGTTTAAGTCCAATCCATCTATTTCTTCTGAGCTTCTTTCCAAAGCCTTCCAAGTCGATAAGAGCATAATTGATTACCTTCAAAAGCAATTCTGGACTGACAACAACCACTAG